From the genome of Bacteroides sp. MSB163, one region includes:
- a CDS encoding PspC domain-containing protein: MDNNNKKLTRSRSDRMLAGVCGGLAAYFGLDPSLVRIGYALLTFFTVFAGIPVYLIMWLIVPEEKNLYNR, encoded by the coding sequence ATGGATAATAATAACAAAAAACTTACCCGCTCACGCAGCGACAGAATGCTTGCCGGTGTCTGCGGAGGATTGGCCGCTTATTTCGGACTCGACCCTTCACTTGTACGTATCGGCTATGCGTTATTGACGTTTTTTACCGTATTTGCCGGTATCCCCGTATACCTTATAATGTGGCTTATTGTTCCCGAGGAAAAGAACTTGTATAACAGATAA
- the argC gene encoding N-acetyl-gamma-glutamyl-phosphate reductase gives MIKVGIIGGAGYTAGELIRLLINHPEAEIVFINSSSNAGNKITDVHEGLYGETDLVFTDELPLDEIDVLFFCTAHGDTKKFMESHNLPEELKIIDLSMDYRIASPEHDFIYGLPELNRRATCKAKHVANPGCFATCIQLGLLPLAKHLMLNNDIMVNAITGSTGAGVKPGSTSHFSWRNNNMSVYKAFDHQHVPEIKQSLKQLQNSFDADIDFIPYRGDFARGIFATIVVKTKIALDEIVRMYEEYYAKDSFVHIVEKNIDLKQVVNTNKCLLHLEKHGDKLLIISCIDNLLKGASGQAVHNMNLMFNLEETVGLRLKPSAF, from the coding sequence ATGATTAAAGTAGGAATCATCGGCGGAGCCGGATATACGGCAGGTGAATTAATTCGTTTGCTGATCAATCATCCGGAAGCGGAAATCGTATTCATCAACAGCTCAAGTAACGCCGGAAACAAAATTACCGACGTACATGAAGGATTGTACGGCGAAACGGACCTTGTCTTCACCGACGAGTTACCTCTGGACGAAATTGACGTGTTATTCTTCTGTACCGCCCATGGCGACACGAAGAAGTTCATGGAGAGTCACAACCTTCCCGAGGAGTTGAAGATTATCGACCTTTCTATGGACTACCGCATCGCTTCTCCGGAACATGACTTTATCTACGGTTTGCCGGAATTGAACCGCCGCGCTACCTGCAAAGCAAAACATGTGGCTAATCCGGGCTGCTTTGCCACTTGTATCCAATTGGGATTGCTCCCCCTTGCCAAACATCTGATGCTGAACAATGACATCATGGTGAATGCCATTACCGGTTCCACCGGAGCAGGTGTAAAACCGGGATCAACCAGTCACTTCAGTTGGCGCAACAACAACATGAGCGTTTACAAAGCATTCGATCACCAGCATGTACCCGAAATCAAGCAATCCCTGAAGCAATTGCAGAACAGTTTTGATGCGGATATTGACTTTATCCCTTACCGCGGTGATTTCGCACGTGGTATTTTTGCTACCATCGTAGTAAAAACTAAAATTGCACTGGATGAAATAGTCCGTATGTACGAAGAATATTATGCCAAAGACTCTTTCGTGCATATCGTAGAAAAGAACATCGACCTGAAACAAGTAGTGAACACCAACAAATGTCTTCTGCATTTGGAAAAGCACGGTGATAAGCTACTTATCATCTCCTGCATCGATAACCTGCTGAAAGGTGCCAGTGGTCAGGCGGTACACAACATGAATCTGATGTTCAATTTAGAAGAAACCGTCGGCTTACGATTGAAGCCCAGCGCCTTCTAA
- a CDS encoding aspartate aminotransferase family protein codes for MNLFDVYPLFDINIVKGKGCHVWDENGTEYLDLYGGHAVISIGHAHPHYVEMISNQVATLGFYSNSVINKLQEQVAERLGKACGYDDYSLFLINSGAEANENALKLASFYNGRTRVVSFNKAFHGRTSLAVEVTNNPKIIAPINDCGHVTYLPLNDIEAMKNELAKDDVCAVIIEGIQGVGGIQLPTDEFMQALREACTAHNTILVLDEIQSGYGRSGKFFAHQYNGIKADIITVAKGIGNGFPMAGVLISPMFTPVYGQLGTTFGGNHLACSAALAVLDVIGQENLIENAAKVGEYLMTELKKFPQIKEVRGRGLMIGLEFEEPIKELRLKLLKEQHVFTGVSGTNVLRLLPPLCLSMEEANLFLERFRKALA; via the coding sequence ATGAACTTATTCGACGTATATCCCCTTTTTGACATCAACATTGTCAAGGGAAAAGGCTGCCACGTGTGGGACGAGAACGGTACTGAGTACCTCGATCTCTACGGCGGACATGCTGTTATCTCCATCGGTCATGCACATCCGCATTACGTGGAGATGATCAGCAACCAAGTTGCCACGTTGGGATTTTATTCCAACTCTGTGATTAACAAGCTACAGGAACAGGTTGCTGAACGTCTGGGAAAAGCATGTGGTTATGATGACTACTCCTTATTCCTGATTAACAGCGGTGCAGAAGCCAACGAAAATGCTTTGAAACTCGCTTCGTTCTACAACGGACGTACACGTGTGGTTTCCTTCAACAAGGCATTCCACGGACGTACTTCACTTGCCGTGGAAGTGACTAATAATCCCAAAATCATAGCTCCTATTAATGACTGCGGACATGTCACTTACCTTCCGCTGAACGATATTGAAGCTATGAAAAACGAACTGGCAAAAGATGATGTTTGCGCAGTGATTATCGAAGGAATTCAAGGTGTGGGCGGTATTCAATTGCCGACAGATGAATTCATGCAGGCTTTGCGTGAAGCTTGTACAGCTCATAATACGATATTGGTTCTGGACGAAATTCAAAGCGGTTATGGCCGCAGCGGTAAGTTCTTCGCTCATCAATACAACGGTATCAAAGCAGATATTATCACTGTAGCCAAAGGCATCGGTAACGGTTTCCCAATGGCTGGTGTACTTATCAGTCCGATGTTCACTCCGGTTTACGGACAGTTGGGCACTACTTTCGGCGGTAATCATCTGGCATGCAGCGCAGCGCTTGCTGTCTTGGACGTAATAGGTCAGGAGAATCTGATTGAAAATGCAGCCAAGGTAGGTGAGTATCTGATGACGGAGTTGAAGAAGTTCCCGCAGATCAAAGAAGTGCGCGGACGTGGTCTGATGATCGGTCTTGAATTTGAAGAACCGATAAAGGAACTTCGTCTGAAACTGTTAAAAGAGCAACATGTATTTACCGGTGTCAGCGGTACAAATGTACTCCGCCTGCTTCCACCCCTCTGCCTCAGCATGGAAGAAGCCAATCTCTTCCTCGAACGTTTCAGAAAAGCATTAGCATAA
- a CDS encoding WG repeat-containing protein, translated as MAQNELTIEQREKAETCVERYFKMLARYANHPMGAEAAELRTDIIMMCENKFQTPVYNDLYSFKDILNKSTACNIDDYLLQFGILEDKNSYTFKISYDSIICHPVSVPTYTDNYEYDNVFVYVNKRIEGGGKNIKIKNVIRLNLEKEEIAYIEKAEFDTNDKDIEFLLKHSLGYSPSKLNEVASRCYKEKKYKSALLLFEQSAIRDDMNSQYALANMLFLRQGCEEYGGRATHYMAQFWAKKMYFKRNTGVQDSDYELLNGLMQKLSMTKFSSDSEEAPFNHGLMKYKEGDKYGFMRKDGEIEIPPQYTFAFPFSEGLACVKLNGKFGYIDIKGKVVIPFKFDEASSFVNGVASVFNEKEDKMKEAFLINKSGKMVSDIYDYIGMWDSKGQLLTPVKQGEGWGFMNHDGIVKVPFIYENYTRSRSVLVNSLDLNYCWVKKDGKYGFYNITSENAKMVVPCKYLSTRSFSFGLAAVTEDGHKWFYIDYKGNKVCGDYAAVGNFRSDGMAFVKLDGSSNIGYFINSKGEIILVCEEHEHKIYNLRRYNGNQK; from the coding sequence ATGGCGCAGAATGAATTAACTATTGAACAAAGAGAAAAAGCAGAAACGTGTGTTGAACGCTATTTCAAAATGTTAGCCCGCTATGCAAATCATCCGATGGGAGCAGAAGCGGCAGAATTGCGAACGGATATTATTATGATGTGTGAGAATAAATTCCAAACTCCGGTTTATAATGATTTGTATTCATTTAAAGATATTCTGAATAAATCCACAGCTTGCAATATTGATGATTATTTATTGCAATTTGGTATTCTGGAAGATAAGAACAGCTATACTTTCAAGATTAGCTATGACTCAATTATTTGTCATCCAGTGTCTGTTCCTACTTATACGGATAATTATGAGTACGATAATGTATTTGTCTATGTAAATAAGCGTATTGAAGGCGGTGGCAAGAATATAAAGATTAAAAATGTGATTCGGTTGAATCTTGAAAAAGAAGAAATCGCATATATTGAAAAAGCAGAATTTGACACTAATGATAAAGATATTGAGTTCTTGTTGAAACATTCCTTGGGTTACAGTCCTTCAAAACTTAATGAAGTTGCCAGTCGGTGTTATAAAGAGAAGAAGTATAAATCGGCTCTTTTGTTGTTTGAGCAGAGTGCTATTCGTGATGATATGAATTCTCAATATGCGTTAGCGAATATGTTGTTTTTGCGTCAAGGATGCGAAGAGTATGGAGGACGAGCTACGCATTATATGGCACAATTTTGGGCAAAGAAGATGTATTTTAAAAGAAATACCGGAGTACAAGATTCAGATTATGAACTCTTGAATGGACTTATGCAAAAACTATCTATGACAAAATTCTCATCAGATTCGGAAGAAGCTCCTTTTAATCATGGGCTCATGAAATATAAAGAGGGGGATAAATATGGGTTTATGCGTAAGGATGGAGAAATAGAAATACCGCCTCAATATACTTTTGCCTTTCCTTTTTCTGAAGGATTGGCTTGTGTTAAGCTGAATGGAAAATTTGGCTATATTGATATTAAGGGAAAGGTTGTAATCCCCTTTAAATTTGACGAAGCATCGTCTTTTGTAAATGGTGTGGCTTCGGTTTTCAATGAAAAGGAGGATAAGATGAAAGAAGCTTTCTTGATAAATAAGTCTGGGAAAATGGTCTCTGATATATATGACTATATTGGAATGTGGGATTCGAAAGGGCAATTGCTGACACCTGTTAAGCAAGGAGAAGGGTGGGGTTTTATGAATCATGACGGCATTGTGAAAGTCCCTTTTATTTATGAGAATTATACCAGATCAAGATCTGTATTGGTGAATTCTTTGGATTTGAATTATTGTTGGGTGAAGAAAGATGGTAAATATGGATTTTATAATATAACTTCAGAAAATGCCAAAATGGTTGTTCCATGCAAGTATTTATCTACCAGAAGTTTTAGCTTTGGACTGGCTGCTGTTACTGAAGATGGCCATAAATGGTTTTATATAGACTATAAAGGCAATAAGGTGTGTGGTGACTATGCTGCTGTTGGTAACTTTCGCAGTGATGGTATGGCATTTGTGAAATTAGACGGAAGTTCAAATATTGGCTATTTTATCAATTCCAAAGGTGAGATAATACTTGTATGTGAAGAACATGAACATAAAATTTATAACTTGCGAAGATATAATGGCAATCAGAAATAA
- a CDS encoding caspase family protein — MKLQKNVFLLILCLVLVNIPLRAQTFHAILFGDTNDESIGNTVKLDIERISCMLAEAQAALQNKISFEYDVNVANRCSPQNLRNVLSRLQCGKDDVVFLYYSGHGARSLHDTSKYPQMSLGAHYENELISAEGTFNVIKRKCPRLCIMITDCCNSYSENLSPKLELSKSAPCINRKVETNYEDLFMKKSGAMIITSSKAGETSACNLKIGGFLTYGYLTVMAEANKQNISDWNNILEVTRDATIELSGNKQHPVFDVSVSDAVVSQTSVSANESVVDESTNTTVIHGADVSANTQNQVLEGLRQLIDTNIAAPQRIAMVTPILNKYFSNANAIVEILGRNCKTIVARETARNFLERLSTEYYLINFNVLSFTQDNNGKITSLRINEVYKK, encoded by the coding sequence ATGAAACTACAGAAAAATGTTTTTTTATTAATCTTATGTTTGGTTCTAGTTAATATTCCGCTCAGAGCACAGACATTTCATGCTATTCTTTTCGGTGACACTAATGATGAATCTATAGGTAATACTGTGAAGTTGGATATCGAACGGATAAGTTGTATGCTTGCAGAGGCTCAAGCAGCTTTGCAAAATAAAATTTCATTTGAATATGATGTTAATGTTGCTAATCGCTGTTCGCCTCAGAATTTACGCAATGTTTTGAGTCGTCTTCAATGTGGAAAAGATGATGTGGTTTTTCTTTATTATAGTGGTCATGGTGCCCGTTCTTTGCATGATACTTCAAAATATCCTCAAATGAGTTTGGGTGCCCATTATGAGAATGAACTTATTTCAGCAGAAGGTACGTTCAATGTTATTAAGAGAAAATGCCCGAGACTTTGTATCATGATAACGGATTGCTGCAATTCTTACAGTGAAAATCTTTCACCCAAACTGGAATTAAGTAAAAGTGCCCCCTGTATAAATAGAAAGGTTGAAACGAATTATGAAGATTTGTTTATGAAGAAATCAGGTGCCATGATTATCACAAGTAGTAAAGCGGGTGAAACATCAGCATGCAATTTAAAGATTGGCGGATTTCTGACGTATGGTTACTTGACTGTTATGGCTGAAGCTAATAAGCAAAATATTTCAGATTGGAATAATATATTGGAGGTTACTCGGGATGCCACCATTGAGTTGTCCGGAAACAAGCAGCATCCAGTCTTTGACGTTTCTGTGTCTGATGCAGTCGTGTCCCAAACGAGTGTGTCGGCAAATGAGTCTGTAGTAGATGAATCGACCAATACAACGGTGATTCATGGAGCGGATGTGTCGGCAAATACACAGAATCAGGTATTGGAAGGATTGCGGCAGTTAATAGATACGAATATAGCTGCCCCTCAACGTATCGCAATGGTCACCCCTATTCTAAACAAGTATTTTTCTAATGCAAATGCTATTGTAGAAATACTGGGTAGGAACTGTAAAACCATTGTAGCAAGAGAGACAGCCAGAAACTTTTTGGAAAGGTTGAGTACAGAATATTATTTGATAAATTTCAATGTACTATCTTTCACTCAAGACAATAATGGGAAGATTACTTCCTTGAGAATTAATGAGGTTTATAAGAAATAG
- the proC gene encoding pyrroline-5-carboxylate reductase yields the protein MRTAIIGAGNMGGSIARGLAKGSIIPASDIIVSNPSQGKLDELQAEFPALQITHDNQEAIIGAEFIILAVKPWLIKGVLRELKLKSKQIIISVAAGINFEELAHYVPEPEMTMFRIIPNTAISEMESMTLIASRNATKEQEQLMLDIFNQMGLAMLIPEEKFAACTSMASCGIAYVLKYIQAAMQAGIEMGVYPKDAMRMVAQSVKGAAELILNNDTHPSVEIDKVCTPGGITIKGINELEHDGYTSAIINAIKASKQ from the coding sequence ATGAGAACAGCAATTATCGGAGCAGGAAACATGGGCGGCTCTATAGCCCGTGGATTGGCAAAGGGAAGTATTATCCCCGCCTCGGATATCATAGTGTCTAATCCCTCACAAGGAAAGTTGGATGAACTGCAAGCGGAGTTTCCTGCTTTACAAATCACCCATGACAATCAGGAAGCCATCATCGGCGCCGAATTCATCATACTCGCTGTAAAACCGTGGCTTATCAAAGGTGTGCTGCGCGAACTGAAACTGAAAAGCAAACAAATTATCATTTCTGTTGCTGCAGGCATCAACTTTGAAGAGCTGGCTCACTACGTACCCGAACCGGAAATGACCATGTTCCGCATTATTCCTAACACCGCCATCAGCGAGATGGAAAGTATGACACTGATTGCCAGTCGTAATGCGACCAAAGAACAAGAACAACTGATGCTGGATATTTTCAATCAGATGGGACTTGCCATGCTGATTCCCGAGGAAAAATTCGCAGCCTGCACTTCCATGGCTTCCTGCGGAATCGCTTATGTGTTAAAATACATCCAGGCTGCCATGCAAGCCGGTATAGAAATGGGTGTTTATCCCAAAGATGCTATGAGAATGGTGGCTCAATCCGTAAAGGGAGCAGCCGAACTGATACTGAATAATGATACGCATCCCAGCGTAGAAATCGATAAAGTATGTACCCCCGGCGGTATTACCATCAAAGGTATCAATGAACTGGAACATGACGGCTATACATCCGCCATCATCAATGCTATCAAAGCGAGTAAGCAATAA
- a CDS encoding helix-turn-helix domain-containing protein, producing the protein MDEQIKQIAERLRGLRDVLELTAEDIARECDISAEEYRLAESGEFDISVSMLQKIARRYGVSLDALMFGEEPKMSSYFLTRAGKGTSIERTKAYKYQSLAAGFMNRSADPFVVTVEPKPESEPIHYNSHAGQEFTLVLEGRMMISIDGKELILNEGDSLYFNSKLPHGMKALDGKTVRFLAIIM; encoded by the coding sequence ATGGACGAACAAATTAAGCAAATAGCAGAACGCCTTCGCGGGCTTCGTGATGTACTGGAGCTGACCGCTGAAGACATTGCCCGTGAATGTGACATCTCCGCTGAAGAATACCGCCTCGCAGAGTCTGGAGAATTTGATATTTCTGTCAGCATGCTGCAAAAGATTGCACGCAGATACGGAGTCTCATTAGATGCACTGATGTTTGGCGAAGAACCGAAAATGAGTTCTTACTTCCTTACCCGTGCCGGAAAAGGTACCAGCATTGAACGTACCAAAGCCTACAAATACCAATCACTTGCCGCAGGCTTCATGAATCGTAGTGCTGATCCGTTTGTAGTAACCGTAGAACCGAAACCGGAGAGCGAACCGATACACTATAACAGCCATGCCGGACAAGAATTCACCCTTGTACTTGAAGGGCGCATGATGATAAGCATCGATGGCAAAGAGCTTATACTAAACGAAGGAGACAGCCTGTACTTCAATTCCAAATTGCCGCATGGCATGAAAGCACTGGACGGAAAAACGGTACGATTCCTGGCAATAATAATGTAA
- a CDS encoding AMP-binding protein has product MVERFLSQTSFTTQEDFIKNFKINVPEDFNFGYDVVDAWAAEQPDKPALLWTNDKGEHRQFTFADMKRYTDMTASYFQSIGIGHGDMVMLILKRRFEFWFSIIALHKLGAVVIPATHLLTKKDIVYRCNAADIKMIVCAGESVITDHIVAAMPDSPSVKKLVSVGPEVAEGFDDFHKGIENAAPFVKPEHPNTNEDISLMYFTSGTTGEPKMVAHDFTYPLGHIVTGSFWHNLTENSLHLTIADTGWGKAVWGKLYGQWIAGANIFVYDHEKFTPAAILEKIQDYHVTSLCAPPTIFRFLIHEDLTKYNLSSLQYCTIAGEALNPAVFETFKKLTGIKLMEGFGQTETTLTIATMPWMEPKPGSMGLPNPQYDVDLIDNDGRSVEAGEQGQIVIRTDKGKPLGLFKEYYRDPERTHEAWNNDIYYTGDVAWKDEDGYLWFVGRADDVIKSSGYRIGPFEVESALMTHPAVIECAITGVPDEIRGQVVKATIVLAKEYKGKESEELIKELQNHVKKVTAPYKYPRVIEFVDELPKTISGKIRRVEIRKNDTK; this is encoded by the coding sequence ATGGTAGAAAGATTTTTATCACAAACCTCTTTCACTACACAAGAGGACTTTATCAAAAACTTTAAAATAAACGTACCGGAAGACTTCAACTTCGGATACGATGTAGTAGACGCCTGGGCTGCCGAACAACCCGACAAACCTGCATTGTTATGGACTAATGATAAGGGGGAACACCGGCAATTTACGTTTGCCGACATGAAACGTTATACGGACATGACCGCCTCGTATTTCCAAAGCATCGGCATCGGTCATGGTGACATGGTAATGTTAATATTGAAACGTCGTTTTGAATTCTGGTTCAGCATTATAGCTTTACATAAACTCGGTGCCGTCGTCATTCCCGCCACTCACTTGCTGACAAAGAAAGATATCGTGTACCGCTGTAACGCTGCGGACATCAAGATGATTGTTTGTGCAGGAGAATCGGTTATCACGGATCATATTGTAGCTGCCATGCCGGATTCCCCCAGCGTGAAGAAACTAGTCAGTGTAGGTCCCGAAGTAGCCGAAGGATTCGATGATTTCCACAAAGGGATCGAAAATGCCGCACCTTTCGTGAAGCCGGAACATCCGAATACGAATGAAGATATCTCACTGATGTACTTCACCAGCGGAACCACCGGTGAACCGAAAATGGTTGCCCATGACTTTACATATCCGTTGGGACATATCGTTACCGGTAGTTTCTGGCATAACCTGACGGAAAACAGCCTGCATCTCACCATCGCCGATACCGGTTGGGGGAAAGCTGTGTGGGGCAAACTTTACGGACAATGGATTGCCGGAGCAAATATATTTGTATATGATCACGAGAAATTTACCCCTGCCGCCATCCTGGAGAAGATACAGGATTATCATGTAACTTCTCTCTGTGCACCTCCCACCATCTTCCGTTTCCTCATTCACGAAGATCTGACAAAGTACAATCTCTCATCACTGCAATATTGTACCATCGCCGGCGAAGCTCTGAACCCAGCTGTATTTGAGACCTTCAAGAAACTGACAGGCATTAAACTGATGGAAGGATTCGGACAGACTGAAACCACACTGACCATCGCTACCATGCCTTGGATGGAACCGAAACCGGGAAGTATGGGATTGCCTAATCCACAATACGATGTAGACCTGATAGACAATGACGGCCGTTCCGTAGAAGCCGGTGAACAGGGACAAATCGTAATCCGTACGGACAAAGGCAAACCGTTGGGATTGTTCAAAGAGTATTACCGCGATCCGGAACGTACACACGAAGCTTGGAACAACGATATCTACTATACGGGAGACGTTGCCTGGAAAGATGAGGACGGCTATCTCTGGTTTGTAGGCCGTGCCGACGATGTGATCAAGAGTTCCGGTTACCGTATCGGTCCCTTCGAAGTGGAAAGTGCCCTGATGACGCACCCTGCCGTAATAGAATGTGCCATCACAGGCGTACCTGATGAAATCCGCGGTCAAGTAGTGAAAGCTACCATCGTACTGGCTAAAGAATATAAAGGGAAAGAAAGTGAAGAGCTTATCAAGGAATTGCAAAATCATGTGAAGAAAGTGACAGCTCCTTACAAATATCCGCGTGTGATTGAATTTGTAGATGAACTGCCGAAAACCATCAGTGGAAAGATCCGTCGTGTGGAAATCCGGAAGAACGATACAAAATAA
- a CDS encoding DUF2007-related protein — protein MITSRKISQINVFAGSPWEVESVKQLLKSAYITASTEDKGNGIHVSVPCQQYTAAMRVISNRKAL, from the coding sequence ATGATTACAAGTAGAAAGATTTCTCAAATTAACGTTTTCGCAGGTAGCCCCTGGGAAGTGGAAAGTGTGAAGCAATTGCTAAAGTCAGCTTACATCACCGCTTCAACAGAGGACAAAGGTAATGGCATTCACGTGTCTGTACCTTGTCAGCAGTACACTGCCGCCATGCGTGTTATCAGTAACCGAAAGGCTTTATAA
- a CDS encoding beta-N-acetylhexosaminidase has translation MAATLAVTALAGQAQEKTFSIIPEPVEITITGQGEYLIQRNTVIRMSEPVLAFSATYLADYMDRYLGIPLQTEIPKPGKSRKKTLTLPKSGEQPCIVLINQKNRGISGGYQLEITPGGGVRVEGNDKAGVFYGIQTLIQLLPTRAGVLPILPTVKIIDYPRFSYRGMHLDVVRHFFPVDFIKKYIDYLALHKLNYFHWHLTDDQAWRVEMKCRPELTEKGSVREGEIFGLYPGKYQPLPYGGYYTHEDIREIVRYAAERHITVIPEIDIPGHCMAVLATYPQFSTTPDEPKKAALTWGIFNKFNNVLAPKPEVFDFLKDVFSELCDLFPGQYIHVGGDECAKRWWQESEETQQFMREHELKDEKALQSYFVHYVQDVVNGKGKTLIGWDEILEGGISEDCIVMNWRRPEFGKKALKTNHRTISTCSAWSYFNLKESRTQPEIGPRGPLPLEKVYAFQIVPDSLTVQQQKLVWGAQGCLWTEYIPTTWKAEFAVFPRMSALAENVWSPLEKKNWENFARKVEMQCERYELWGARYSEAFFRTQDVERKR, from the coding sequence ATGGCTGCAACCCTTGCTGTAACTGCGCTTGCCGGACAGGCACAGGAGAAAACTTTTAGCATTATTCCCGAACCGGTGGAGATCACTATAACCGGACAGGGAGAGTATTTGATTCAACGTAATACGGTCATTCGTATGTCAGAACCGGTGTTGGCATTTTCGGCTACCTATCTGGCTGATTATATGGATCGTTATCTCGGCATACCTTTACAAACGGAAATCCCAAAGCCTGGAAAATCCCGAAAGAAAACTTTAACACTTCCAAAGTCAGGTGAACAACCTTGTATCGTTCTGATAAACCAAAAGAATAGAGGAATTTCAGGAGGCTATCAGTTGGAAATTACCCCTGGAGGTGGTGTACGTGTCGAAGGAAATGACAAGGCGGGTGTATTCTATGGTATTCAGACGCTTATACAATTATTACCCACTCGTGCAGGTGTACTGCCTATCCTTCCGACCGTGAAAATTATCGACTATCCACGTTTCTCTTATCGTGGTATGCATCTAGATGTGGTACGCCATTTCTTCCCCGTAGATTTCATCAAAAAGTATATCGATTATCTTGCTTTGCATAAACTTAATTACTTCCATTGGCATCTGACGGACGACCAGGCTTGGCGTGTTGAAATGAAATGCCGGCCGGAACTGACCGAGAAAGGCTCCGTTCGTGAAGGGGAAATCTTCGGACTTTATCCGGGAAAATATCAGCCGTTGCCTTATGGCGGATATTATACCCACGAAGATATACGTGAGATAGTGCGCTATGCCGCCGAACGTCACATCACGGTGATACCCGAAATAGATATCCCTGGTCATTGTATGGCAGTGCTTGCCACCTATCCGCAATTCAGTACTACGCCGGACGAACCGAAGAAGGCGGCTCTGACGTGGGGTATCTTCAATAAGTTCAATAACGTACTGGCGCCCAAACCGGAAGTTTTTGACTTTCTGAAAGATGTGTTTTCCGAATTGTGTGACTTGTTCCCCGGTCAATACATCCATGTGGGCGGTGACGAATGTGCCAAGCGTTGGTGGCAGGAGTCGGAAGAAACGCAGCAATTCATGCGCGAACATGAACTGAAAGATGAGAAAGCATTGCAAAGTTACTTCGTTCATTATGTGCAAGATGTGGTGAATGGTAAAGGAAAGACGCTTATCGGTTGGGATGAAATTCTTGAAGGAGGCATTTCGGAAGATTGCATCGTGATGAACTGGCGCCGTCCGGAATTCGGAAAGAAGGCGTTGAAGACGAATCACCGCACAATATCCACCTGCTCTGCCTGGTCGTACTTCAATCTGAAAGAGAGCCGTACCCAACCGGAAATTGGTCCGCGCGGTCCGTTGCCTTTGGAGAAAGTATATGCTTTTCAGATTGTGCCCGATTCGCTGACCGTGCAACAACAGAAACTTGTCTGGGGAGCACAGGGATGCTTATGGACTGAATACATTCCTACTACCTGGAAAGCGGAGTTTGCCGTTTTTCCACGCATGTCGGCACTGGCGGAAAATGTCTGGTCGCCTTTGGAGAAGAAGAACTGGGAAAACTTCGCCCGTAAAGTAGAGATGCAGTGTGAACGTTATGAACTTTGGGGAGCGCGCTATTCCGAAGCATTCTTCCGTACGCAAGACGTGGAACGAAAAAGATAA
- a CDS encoding Rieske (2Fe-2S) protein yields MRKLCIVIGMLWLCVTSCGDSYESSIPSVTFNFSCSLSQSPYYKITTPGQFLKIEKNVNGLPVGYAGLIIGQSVFSEGNTYVAYDAACPVEASRSVSVELVEDGLGTAKCPKCHTEYNLSSGGFPKGEGTEYLKHYKVTVSGTSLQVRN; encoded by the coding sequence ATGCGGAAACTCTGTATAGTCATAGGAATGCTTTGGTTGTGTGTCACCAGTTGTGGTGATTCCTACGAATCGAGCATTCCTTCCGTTACTTTTAATTTTTCATGTAGTCTTTCACAGTCTCCTTATTATAAGATTACGACTCCCGGTCAGTTTCTGAAGATAGAGAAGAATGTAAATGGACTGCCGGTGGGCTATGCGGGATTGATTATCGGGCAGAGTGTTTTCTCAGAGGGGAATACTTATGTTGCTTATGATGCAGCTTGTCCGGTGGAGGCCAGTCGCAGTGTTTCGGTAGAGTTGGTGGAAGACGGACTGGGGACGGCAAAATGCCCCAAGTGTCATACTGAGTATAATTTGAGTAGTGGTGGATTTCCTAAAGGGGAAGGTACAGAGTATCTGAAACATTATAAAGTCACTGTGTCCGGCACTTCTTTGCAAGTGAGGAACTAA